The DNA segment GTTCTGGCCGTACTGGTCGTGCAGGAAAATTGGGAACTTCCATCGTTATTGTAACCAAAAGTGAAATCCGCAAGATTTCTTCTATCGAAAGAATCATCAAACAGAAATTCGAAGAAAAAACAATTCCTTCTGGAATTGAAATCTGCGAAATCCAATTGTTGCACCTTGCCAACAAGATTAAAGATACCGAAGTAGATCACGAAATTGACAACTACTTGCCAGCTATCAACAGCGTTTTGGAAGGTTTGTCAAAAGAAGAATTGATCAAGAAAATGGTATCGGTAGAATTCAACCGTTTCATCAATTACTACAAGAAAACAAGAGACCTTTCTTCTCAATCTTCAGGTTCTGAAAGACGTGACGACAGAGAACCAAGAGAAAACAACAATGGTGGTGCCACAAGATATTTCGTGAACATTGGTTCAAGAGACAATTTTGACTGGATGTCATTGAAGGATTACTTGAAAGAAACATTGGACTTGGGTCGTGATGACGTTTTCAAAGTAGACGTAAAAGAAGGTTTCTCTTTCTTTAACACTGATCCAGAACACACGGATAAAGTAATGGAAATATTGAACAACGTACAATTAGAAGGACGTAGAATCAATGTGGAGATTTCTAAAAACGACGGTGGCGGAAGACGTGATCACAACGGAAGAAGTTCTGGAGGTTTTGGTGGAGGAAGAAGTTCGGCTCCAAGAAGAGAAGGAAACTTTGCTCCAAGACGTGAAGGCGGATTTAGAAGTGACCGAGGATCAGCTCCTAGAGAAGGTGGTTTTGGTGGAAGAAGCGAATCAAGAAGCTCGGCAGCTCCTAGAACTGGCGGTTTCTCTGACAGAGCTCCAAGATCTTCAGAAGCTCCAAGGCGTGACGGTGGTTCTTCAGAAAGACCAGCAAGACGTTCCGAAAGCTTTGGTGACGCACCAAGAGAAAGAAGACCAAGAAGAAGTTAACACATTTTGTTAATTTTCTTATAATTATACTGAAACTACAAAATATTTAATCCCGTTTTATTACTTTTAAAGTTTTAAACCAGTTTATGAAATATTTTGTAGTTTTCTTTTTTTTAATACTCTCCTCAACAGCTTTTTCGCAAGTCATTGAACCAGCCCAAACCGTTACCGGGACTATTATCAATGACAACACGAAATTCCCTTTACCGAATGTAAACATCATCAACATCAATAAAGTGAGAGGTACAACCACGGATGATAGAGGTAATTTTGTACTTGCTGTTTCCGTAAATGACACTTTGCACATTAGCTGCATTGGTTTCCAATCCCTGAGAATTAGGGTGACCAATGACTGGGTAAGAACCAAAACTACCACCATCCAACTTACCGAAAAAGCTTATGCTCTGGAAGAAGTAATCATCGGCCGATACAACTTGACAGGCTATCTCGAAGTAGATTCGAAATTAATTCCAACCCACGAAAATTACCGCTACAGCATCAACGGATTGACCGAAGGCTATGAAACTGGCGATACTTCGCCCAATGCATTCAGCAAAGCAATGGGAGCCATTTTCAATCCCGCCGACAAGCTTTACAACTTTTTTGGCAAGAAACCCAACGAACTCAAAAGACTCAAAGAAATGAAGAAAGACGACACCGTTCGCAATCTTCTGGAAACCAAATTCGACCGAGAAACAATTTCCGTTTTACTAGGAATCGACAAAAAAGAAATCGCCGAAATCCTGGAACGTTGCAGTTACTCCGAATCTTTCGTGAGAACCGCCAACGACCTGCAAATTCTCGACGCCATAAGTGGCTGTTATGAAGAATACAAGATTTTGAAGAAAAAATAGTTTTTTTTAGTACTCGGCTTTCAGTCGCAGTAAACAGAACTCCCATACACAAAATTAATCCCTAATTGTTAATCAGTTAGGGATTTTTTATTGGCGTTTTTGGGAGTAGAATCAAGACGGAACAAACAAGAAAGTGAACGCCAAGATTAATTATATTCAAATGAAAAAAAGGCATAAATTAAGCCAACAAACTGAAAAACAACAAACAAATAAACTAATTTCAAAACCCTATCATCATCCCCTTTTTCAACCATTCGAAAGTCATAAATATTTAAAAATGAACCTAATACCGTATTTATTAGTGTGGTTCAGACACTTTTTTACTTACAACCGCAACACCCAGAATTACAAGAAATTAGCTTCTAAAAAAAGACTTTCGTAGATAAAATGACTATAAATAAGGGATTTTCTTTGAATTTTGTACAACCTTCACTATCTTTCGGATTCAAAAAAAAATAACCCCTTATACATTGAAAAGATGTTAGAAGAAAAGAATGATAACCTGCTTGAGGCAGATGGAAGTGCAACAACCAATTTGCCTGAAATGATTGAAACCGGAACAGAAGTTTTGGAAGAATTGGACGTAGTTGAAACAAACGATGAAACCATTACAGAACAAGTAGAAGAAGTTGCTCCTACAATTACTGATGGAGAACCATCAAACAACACCATTATCGACGCTATCGCTGATACCAATGCCGAGGAAAGTGAAGACGAAACACTCAAAGAGCGTCATGATATTCCAATGTTGGATTATGAAGCCATGCCTCTAGAATCACTAGTTGAGGAATTGAAAAATTTGGTGACCAACGAAAAAGTGATGTCGGTAAAAGATCACGTTGAAGAAATCAAAAAAACATTCTTGGCAAAATACTACCACCTTTTAGAAGAGAAAAAAGAGGAATTTCTGGCCGAGAACACCGATACAAATGAAGAATTTCAATACCATTCTCCATTAAAAACACAATTCGACCAATATTACACCTTGTACAAGGACAATAAAAATGCGCATTTCAAAAGTTTGCAAACCAACTTGAAAACCAACTTGGAAAACAGATTGGCGATTGTGGAAGAATTGAAAGAATTAATCAATCCGCAGGCCAACATCAAAGACACCTTGAAACATTTTAATGATTTAAGAGAAAGATGGAAAAATGCAGGCCCTATTCCAAAAGACAAATACAACCACGTTTGGAACAACTACCATTTTCACGTAGAAAATTTTTATGATTATTTACATCTTGACAGAGAAGCCCGAGACCTTGATTTTAAACACAATTTAGAGCAAAAACAAAAAATTGTTACCCGTGTTGAAGAACTAATCAACGAAGCCGACGTCAACAAAGCCTTTAGAGAATTACAGGATTTGCATAAAATCTGGAAAGAAGATATTGGACCCGTTTCCAGGGAACACCGTGATGAAATCTGGAACAAGTTCAGCGATTTGACAAAGCAGATGCACGACAAACGCGAAGTTTTGTTTGAAAACATGCGTGGAACCGAACTGGAAAATCTGGAAAAGAAAAAACAAATTATTGCCAAAATTGAAGTCTTGGCCACCGAAAAAGTAAATGCACATTCGCAATGGTTGGCTCAAATAGAAAAAGTAGAAGCTTTGAGAACTGCTTTTTTCTCGGCCGGAAAAGTGCCTTCTGAAGTAAACGAGGAAACTTGGGCAGCGTTTAAAACTGCGGTCAGAAACTTCAATTCTTTCAAAAATTCCTTTTACAAAGACATCAAGAAAGACCAAAACAACAACTTGAACAGAAAAACGGCTCTTGTTGCCAAAGCCAAAGAATTACAAGAAAGTAATGATTTTGCTGCAACTACACCTATCATGAAGCAAATTCAAGAAGAGTGGAAACAAATTGGTCACGTGCCTAGAAAATATTCGGATAAAATTTGGGCCGAGTTCAAGGAAGCCTGCAACCATTATTTCGATAAATTAAAAGAACAGAAAAACGAAGAAAACAGCGAAGAAATTGAAGCTTTCGACAAAAAGAAAGCCTATTTGGAAACACTTAGGGAATTTCAATTGACGGGTGACCACAAAACCGATCTGGATGCCATAAAAGCACATATCGAAACATGGAAAAGCTTTGGAAGGGTTCCTTTTCCGAGAAGACACATTGAAGGGAAATTCAATAAAGTTTTGGATGCCTTGTTCGAAAAATTGAGCTTGAGCAAAAAAGACAGCGAAATGATGCGTTTCTCCAACAGGATCGATAGTTTGTCTGAGAACAACGATTCCAGAAAACTGGAAAATGAAAAGATTTTCTTGATGAGAAAAATTGACGAAATCAAGAACGAAATTTTCCAATTGGAAAACAACATCCAGTTTTTTGCCAATACCAGAAATGCAAAAAAGGAAAATTCAATAGTGTTGGAAGTGCGTAAAAACATTGAAAAACACAGAGAAGAAATGGAAATTTTAAAAGATAAATTGAAACAAATCAGAAATTTGAATCAAGCCTAAAAATTAAAATATTCGACAATACCAAAACCTCTTTCCAAATTTGGATTGAGGTTTTTGTATTTAAAAAGAATACTGAAATTTAAAATTTTAACTTTCATTTATTAAAAAAAATAGAGCAAAGTTGACGGTAACCTTTAAATTTGCAAAATGAATTGGATTCGAAAAACCCTTGTTTTTATTGGACTATCGATAGTTTTTTTATTTGCTTTTAATGCAAATGAATCTACTGTTGACAAAATCCAGTCCGCAAAAACCGAATCTTCCTTTTCTGTTGACGGTATCCATTCTTCGGTTTTCATCCAGCCGCAAGCAAGCAGTTTTTTTGCTTCTCCTCAAAAAACACTAGATTTTTCAGTCGTAAAATATTTTGAAAATTATCTGGTTGTCATTCCAATTTTAAAAGTCGTTACCCTTTTTACCCCTTTTGCGAATCAAGACATCAACCGATGTGAAATGGTTTCGCTCCTACTCTTTCCTTTCCATTATTTTTGGTGATTTAAAGCATTTATTTTCCACAATTAGAAGAGTCGAATCTTCTTTTCCGGGCTAATATCAATTCGATATTCAGCTCCCCTTTATGTTATATTTCAAATTTAAAAAACAAAAATAAATGGACACATCCGTAACTATTATAGGCCTTTTCATAACCTTATTAATCGGGATTCCCATATTCTACGCTATGAGATCAAATTCAATTAATAATACAAAAATCAAAGAAATAAAAGATAAATTCAGCCAAAACAATCGCTTAAACTTTGAATTAACGGAAACCCAAAACAAAAAAGTCTTGGCTTTGGACGAAAAAAACAAAGGATTTCTTTTAATGGATTTTAATTCCAGGGAAGAAGAAATCGTGAATTTTATAGACCTAAATACCATTGATTCCTGCAAACTGTCGATTACAGCAGAAGGAAACTCCAATACCATCGTAAAAATCGAGTTTGAATTTCAAAACAAGAAAGATAAAAAAACAGAATCGATTCCATTTTACAAAATTGAAAATGATCAAATAGACCAGGTTTGCTTGTATGAAGACCATCAATTGGCAAAGAAATGGAGAGAAATTATCCAGGAGTGTATTTCTAACTAATCCGTATTTTTTTACATTGATTATTAATTCATCAGAAGAGGCATTAAAAGCCTCTTTTTTTGTAAGCAAAAGCGAAATTTTATATGATAATTATCATTTTAATTTTAACATTCTCAGTTTACTTTTGAATAATGAAAAACGTGTCTATTATGAATAATTCTATCCTTCAAAAATATAATGTTCCGGGCCCGAGATACACAAGTTATCCAACAGTTCCTTATTGGGACGAAGACAACTTTACCTATGAAAACTGGCTTGAGACCTTAAAGAGGTCTTTTGTGGAAAGTAATTCAAAAGAAGGATTGAGTCTTTATATACATCTTCCTTTTTGCGAAAGTATGTGTACATTTTGTGGTTGCAACAAGCGAATCACGAAAAATCACGATGTAGAAAACCCTTATATTGAAGCCGTTCTAAAAGAATGGGCTTTATACTGCGATATTCTTGACGAAAAACCCATTATAAAAGAAATTCATTTGGGTGGAGGAACACCTACTTTTTTCTCCACAAAAAATTTGGAAGACTTGATAAACGGAATTTTCTGTTACGCAGAAAAAGCCAAAGATCACGAATTCAGTTTTGAAGGCCATCCCAACAATACGACTCGCGCCCATTTGCAAAAACTATATGAATTAGGTTTTAGAAGAGTTAGTTTTGGTGTTCAGGATTACTCAGAAAAAGTACAAAAAGCCATTCATAGAAACCAACCTTTCCATAATGTGGCCAAAGTCACTTTTTGGGCCAAGGAAATCGGTTATACCTCCATTGGTCACGACCTTATTTTTGGATTGCCTTTTCAAGGAATTGACGATGTAATTGACACCATTGAAAAAACACATTCGTTACAACCAGACCGATTAGCATTCTACAGTTATGCCCATGTGCCATGGATAAAAGGAAATGGACAGCGCGGTTTTAATGATGAAGATATTCCAAAAGACGAAGAGAAGCGACAACTGTATGAAGTGGGGAAAGATTTATTGGACGAAAATGATTATTATGAGATAGGAATGGATCATTTTGCCTTAAAAAGCGACAGCTTGTATGGATCCTTCAAAAACGGAAAATTACACCGTAATTTTATGGGCTACAGTTCTTCAAAAACCCAACTAATGATTGGTTTGGGAGTTTCTTCCATAAGCGACAGTTGGTATAGTTTTGCGCAAAACGTAAAAAGT comes from the Flavobacterium limnophilum genome and includes:
- a CDS encoding carboxypeptidase-like regulatory domain-containing protein; this encodes MKYFVVFFFLILSSTAFSQVIEPAQTVTGTIINDNTKFPLPNVNIININKVRGTTTDDRGNFVLAVSVNDTLHISCIGFQSLRIRVTNDWVRTKTTTIQLTEKAYALEEVIIGRYNLTGYLEVDSKLIPTHENYRYSINGLTEGYETGDTSPNAFSKAMGAIFNPADKLYNFFGKKPNELKRLKEMKKDDTVRNLLETKFDRETISVLLGIDKKEIAEILERCSYSESFVRTANDLQILDAISGCYEEYKILKKK
- the hemN gene encoding oxygen-independent coproporphyrinogen III oxidase, with amino-acid sequence MNNSILQKYNVPGPRYTSYPTVPYWDEDNFTYENWLETLKRSFVESNSKEGLSLYIHLPFCESMCTFCGCNKRITKNHDVENPYIEAVLKEWALYCDILDEKPIIKEIHLGGGTPTFFSTKNLEDLINGIFCYAEKAKDHEFSFEGHPNNTTRAHLQKLYELGFRRVSFGVQDYSEKVQKAIHRNQPFHNVAKVTFWAKEIGYTSIGHDLIFGLPFQGIDDVIDTIEKTHSLQPDRLAFYSYAHVPWIKGNGQRGFNDEDIPKDEEKRQLYEVGKDLLDENDYYEIGMDHFALKSDSLYGSFKNGKLHRNFMGYSSSKTQLMIGLGVSSISDSWYSFAQNVKSLEEYYALLETDKLPILRGHLLTTEDLIIRKHILNIMCQFETSWEDKANYVEEIPEIIAQLEEMKKDRLVIIKTNGILVTDAGKPFIRNICMAFDLRLKRKTPETQLFSMTI
- a CDS encoding DUF349 domain-containing protein, whose translation is MLEEKNDNLLEADGSATTNLPEMIETGTEVLEELDVVETNDETITEQVEEVAPTITDGEPSNNTIIDAIADTNAEESEDETLKERHDIPMLDYEAMPLESLVEELKNLVTNEKVMSVKDHVEEIKKTFLAKYYHLLEEKKEEFLAENTDTNEEFQYHSPLKTQFDQYYTLYKDNKNAHFKSLQTNLKTNLENRLAIVEELKELINPQANIKDTLKHFNDLRERWKNAGPIPKDKYNHVWNNYHFHVENFYDYLHLDREARDLDFKHNLEQKQKIVTRVEELINEADVNKAFRELQDLHKIWKEDIGPVSREHRDEIWNKFSDLTKQMHDKREVLFENMRGTELENLEKKKQIIAKIEVLATEKVNAHSQWLAQIEKVEALRTAFFSAGKVPSEVNEETWAAFKTAVRNFNSFKNSFYKDIKKDQNNNLNRKTALVAKAKELQESNDFAATTPIMKQIQEEWKQIGHVPRKYSDKIWAEFKEACNHYFDKLKEQKNEENSEEIEAFDKKKAYLETLREFQLTGDHKTDLDAIKAHIETWKSFGRVPFPRRHIEGKFNKVLDALFEKLSLSKKDSEMMRFSNRIDSLSENNDSRKLENEKIFLMRKIDEIKNEIFQLENNIQFFANTRNAKKENSIVLEVRKNIEKHREEMEILKDKLKQIRNLNQA